The stretch of DNA ATGGAATATCCCACGTTCATCACGGCAGGAACCGTTTCATTCCTGCCCGAAAACGTTCGCGCCCCCGAAGCCGTAACGGTGCATGAGTTTGGGCATCAGTATTTTATGCAGTTGCTGGCGAGTAATGAATTTGAAGAAGCCTGGCTCGATGAAGGGTTTAATCAATACTACGAAGGCCGGATTATGGACGCTACCTACGGCCTGCGCACGTCGCAGATAGACCTGTTTGGCTTCCGAATCGGCGACACTGAAACCGCCCGCGACAGTTACGTGCATCAGGAAAATCCGGCTATCGGCTCATCGTTCGGCAATACATGGCAACTGCCCGACGGTCAGTATGGTGTGTTAACGTATATGAAAACGGCAACGTGGCTCCGCACCCTCGACGGGCTGGTGGGCCGACCTGTGATGGACGAAATCATGCAGACGTATTTTCGGCGTTGGCAGTTCAAACACCCTAATGCACAGAATTTTATCGACATCGTAAATGAGATTGTACCGAAGCGACTCGGGCAACGATATGGCTTCGATATGAACTGGTTTTTCGAGCAGGTGTTGTACGGCGAAAAAGTGATTGATTACCAGCTACAATCGCTCAGAAACCGGAAGCGAAATGGTCGCCAACAACAACTCATCACGGTGTTGCGTAATTTTGATGGGCAGATGCCGGTAGACGTGCGGGTGCATTTCGAGGACGGGCGCGAGCTATTGTTGTTCTGGGACGGCAAAGCCCGGCAGCGAACCTTCACGCTCAATGAGAAAAGCAACGTAGTCTGGGCCACGGTCGATCCGAAACAGAAAATTTACATGGACGTGAACCTGAACAACAATAGTCTGACGCTCGAACCTTCGTCGGCACCGGCGGTTAAGTTTGCGGCCAAGTTCCTGTTCTGGGTGCAGAACTGGATGCAGTGGCTGGCCTGGCTGGCCTAACAGATAACCAACTCAACTATGACCTTTCCTGAGATTAACACGCTCATTCAAAGCCAGTTCGGTGCAGACACGTTTGTTGCCAACACAGCTAATCCGCAGCCATTTCTGATCGTTCCTGCCGACCGGCTGGTGGAACTTTGCTCGTTTCTACGCAACGATGAGCGGCTGTTTTTCGACCTGCTGGCCTGCGTAACGGCCATCGACAACGGCCCCGGCGAGTCTAAGCCGGACGCCAATACGATGGACATGATCTATAACCTGACCTCGATTCCATACGAACACGATCTGATGCTGCGCGTAACGGTGCCGCGTAACGCGCCCGTTGTGCCGAGCCTTGCCCACCTCTGGCGCACCGCCGACTGGCACGAGCGCGAAGCGTTCGACCTGGTAGGCGTTCAATTCACCAACCACCCCGACCTGCGCCGAATATTGCTCCCTACCGATTGGGTTGGGCACCCGCTCCGCACCGATTATGTGGAAGAGGAGCAGTATCATGGCATAAAAACAAAATGAATAAAATGTTGAACAGTCAACATTGACGACCTATGCCGCATCGCTGCCTATTTCTTTTTATCATTCTTTCGGTTCCGCTGTTTGCCCAAACACCCGACTCGGTAACGGTAACGGGGCGCATTCGGAACCTGTCGGCCCGGCTCTACCGCGAGTCGCCAACGGTGCTGGTGAGCCGGAACAACATTTTGCAGGCCGGGCGTGAGTTCATACGTCCGGCTCCACTCAATGCCGATGGCACGTTTCGGGTAACGATGCCGCTCGTCTACGCACAGGAGGAAATGTATTTCAACTACGGGCGCATATCAACGCCCTTTCTGGCCGCGCCCGGTACACTGACCATCGACCTGAACGCCGACTCGCTGTTCACGGCTTCGGTGCCGTTTCGGTTTGGGGGCGTCAATGCGCAGGTGAATCAGCAGTTTGCCCGATTTAAGGCATTCGAGGCTATAT from Spirosoma montaniterrae encodes:
- a CDS encoding NADH-quinone oxidoreductase subunit C, encoding MTFPEINTLIQSQFGADTFVANTANPQPFLIVPADRLVELCSFLRNDERLFFDLLACVTAIDNGPGESKPDANTMDMIYNLTSIPYEHDLMLRVTVPRNAPVVPSLAHLWRTADWHEREAFDLVGVQFTNHPDLRRILLPTDWVGHPLRTDYVEEEQYHGIKTK